In Planctomycetia bacterium, the following are encoded in one genomic region:
- a CDS encoding glycosyltransferase family 2 protein: MIEHFVPWLVYIGLGLACLQFSVGIGFTIRLLAARIRPAPDADCGRAAIILCLRGADPFLERSLSGILTQDYPNFEVVIVVDHRDDPAWQPVHEMVARLSGRTTARSVRIEELRDRPETCSLKNASLIQAYESLGPEVEFTATIDADVEPHRTWLRELVAPLSDRRIGATTGNRWYMPEDSGWGSLVRYQWNAGAVVPMFWHGIAWGGSVALRASFVRDSGYRERMRHALCEDTMLYDTLRKVGLKLRFVPSLLMVNRESIGMLSFFRFCRRQMLISNYHSQAWAIWLHGLTSSAFYVVAATTIVVALARGDYAAARTVGSIFVVFLASMALVLPALETAVRRIVRLRGESPPKIPPVKLLKIVFTLLVVTQIVYGAVVWSLVRVRRIEWRGIYYRLRGIWNVHRENYAAYRPASDEALAQRTSL; this comes from the coding sequence ATGATTGAGCATTTCGTTCCCTGGCTCGTCTACATCGGCCTTGGGCTCGCCTGCCTGCAATTCTCCGTCGGCATCGGCTTCACGATCCGTTTGCTCGCCGCACGGATTCGCCCTGCGCCGGATGCCGACTGCGGTCGGGCCGCGATTATCTTATGTTTGCGCGGCGCCGATCCGTTTCTCGAACGCTCCTTGAGCGGCATCCTTACGCAAGACTATCCGAACTTCGAAGTCGTGATCGTCGTCGATCATCGCGATGATCCCGCTTGGCAGCCGGTGCATGAGATGGTGGCGCGCTTGAGTGGTCGAACGACCGCGCGCAGCGTCCGAATCGAAGAGCTGCGCGACCGGCCCGAGACCTGTTCGCTGAAGAACGCCTCGTTGATTCAGGCGTATGAAAGCCTCGGGCCCGAGGTCGAGTTCACGGCTACGATCGATGCCGACGTCGAGCCGCATCGCACCTGGCTGCGCGAGCTGGTCGCGCCGCTGAGCGACCGCCGCATCGGCGCCACGACGGGCAATCGTTGGTATATGCCCGAGGATTCCGGCTGGGGTTCGCTGGTCCGTTATCAATGGAACGCCGGAGCGGTAGTGCCGATGTTTTGGCACGGCATTGCCTGGGGCGGGTCCGTCGCGCTGCGAGCTTCCTTCGTCCGCGACTCCGGATATCGCGAACGGATGCGGCACGCGCTCTGCGAAGACACGATGCTGTACGACACGCTGCGCAAAGTCGGGTTGAAGCTGCGGTTCGTCCCTTCGCTCTTGATGGTGAATCGCGAATCGATCGGCATGCTCAGCTTCTTTCGCTTCTGTCGGCGGCAAATGCTGATCTCGAATTACCATTCGCAAGCCTGGGCGATCTGGCTGCATGGGCTCACCAGCTCGGCGTTCTACGTCGTGGCCGCGACGACGATCGTGGTCGCGCTCGCGCGCGGCGACTATGCCGCGGCGCGCACGGTCGGCAGCATCTTCGTCGTGTTTCTCGCGTCGATGGCGCTGGTGCTTCCCGCGCTCGAGACGGCCGTGCGGCGGATCGTGCGACTACGAGGAGAATCGCCCCCCAAGATTCCGCCGGTGAAACTGTTGAAGATCGTCTTCACGTTGCTCGTCGTCACGCAGATCGTGTACGGAGCCGTCGTTTGGTCGTTGGTGCGCGTGCGGCGCATCGAATGGCGTGGGATCTACTATCGGCTCCGCGGGATCTGGAACGTCCACCGCGAAAACTACGCAGCGTATCGCCCCGCGAGCGATGAAGCGCTCGCCCAGCGGACTTCGCTTTAG
- a CDS encoding SDR family oxidoreductase, with protein MTHSSEKSILLTGGTGLIGRYLIKDLLLAGKQLCVLARPSKKQSAEKRIDDIIKLWEKQLHCTLPRPHVVSGEVTETGLGLSSESRKWVAEHCDRVMHNAAVLEFHGSDREGEPWRTNLRGTENMLKFCRNVGLRDWHYVSTAYVSGNRTGRIFEHELNCGQGFRNDYEESKLLSETAVRNADFLDQLTIYRPAVVAGDSVTAYTSTYHGIYLYLRIIALVVQDKEPDADGVRRFSLRWNCTGNELRNIVPVDWVSAAMTRLFLNPAAHGGTYHLAPQKPTKLRELVDYVSSYYNTAGVEYCGKAPEDMSDFERESYAQVAIYEPYLTSDPTFDITNLLKFTADMPSPAIDEAMIHRFIQFGENDKWGKRRGAPILAVPYPSVNLAAAGMPTTNSSAR; from the coding sequence ATGACGCATTCGTCTGAGAAAAGTATTTTGCTGACCGGCGGCACCGGACTCATCGGTCGCTATCTCATCAAAGACCTACTTTTGGCCGGCAAGCAACTCTGCGTGCTAGCACGTCCCTCGAAGAAGCAATCGGCCGAGAAGCGAATCGACGACATCATCAAGCTGTGGGAGAAGCAACTTCATTGCACGCTCCCGCGCCCGCATGTCGTCTCCGGCGAAGTCACCGAAACGGGTCTCGGCCTCAGCTCCGAGTCGCGCAAGTGGGTCGCCGAGCATTGCGACCGGGTGATGCACAACGCGGCCGTGCTCGAGTTCCATGGTTCCGATCGCGAAGGGGAACCGTGGCGCACGAACCTCCGCGGCACCGAGAACATGCTGAAGTTCTGCCGCAACGTCGGCCTGCGCGATTGGCACTACGTCTCGACCGCCTACGTCTCGGGCAACCGAACCGGCCGGATCTTCGAGCATGAGTTGAACTGCGGGCAAGGCTTCCGCAACGACTACGAAGAGAGCAAGCTCCTCTCCGAGACCGCGGTTCGCAACGCCGACTTCCTCGACCAGCTGACCATTTACCGGCCGGCGGTCGTCGCCGGCGACTCAGTGACGGCGTACACCAGCACGTATCACGGCATCTATCTGTACCTCCGCATCATCGCGCTGGTCGTTCAAGACAAAGAGCCCGACGCCGACGGAGTTCGCCGGTTTTCGCTCCGTTGGAATTGCACCGGCAACGAGCTTCGCAACATCGTTCCGGTCGATTGGGTTTCGGCGGCGATGACCCGCTTGTTCTTGAACCCGGCGGCCCACGGCGGCACCTACCATCTGGCTCCGCAAAAGCCGACGAAGCTGCGCGAGCTCGTCGATTACGTGAGCTCGTACTACAACACGGCCGGCGTCGAGTATTGCGGCAAGGCTCCGGAAGATATGTCGGACTTCGAGCGCGAGAGCTACGCCCAGGTCGCGATCTACGAACCGTATCTCACGTCGGACCCGACGTTCGACATCACGAACTTGTTGAAGTTCACCGCCGATATGCCGTCGCCGGCGATCGACGAGGCGATGATTCATCGCTTCATTCAGTTCGGCGAAAACGACAAATGGGGCAAGCGCCGCGGGGCTCCGATCCTCGCCGTGCCGTATCCTTCCGTGAATCTCGCTGCGGCGGGGATGCCGACGACGAATTCTTCCGCTCGCTAG